From Burkholderia savannae, a single genomic window includes:
- a CDS encoding DUF3348 domain-containing protein → MVQAPQHRALGGPALIRLLARLADADVPESRQSLSDRLSQWLAWTDAIALSSALGMSPPAAAAGARADGDGDRDNASGQCARVRASLAKAIARTGALAAGRDSVAPSAARDAAADAPADFTLFRHDYLSMQQAMEIDIGDLRGRLRQTMAARTPALARLAVLDATMERALAVRERSLLACVPKLLGAYFERLRRAEQQRLADAEANAAVNAAAATPGAWLDAFRKDMQSVLLTELEVRFQPVEGLLAALRAS, encoded by the coding sequence ATGGTGCAAGCCCCGCAACATAGAGCGCTCGGCGGACCGGCGCTGATCCGCTTGCTTGCTCGCCTGGCGGACGCCGACGTGCCGGAATCCAGGCAGTCGCTGTCGGACCGGCTGAGCCAATGGCTCGCGTGGACCGACGCGATCGCGCTGTCGTCGGCGCTCGGCATGAGTCCGCCCGCCGCGGCGGCCGGCGCGCGCGCCGACGGCGACGGCGACCGCGACAACGCAAGCGGCCAATGCGCGCGCGTGCGCGCGTCGCTCGCGAAAGCGATCGCCCGCACGGGCGCGCTCGCCGCCGGACGCGACAGCGTCGCGCCGTCCGCCGCCCGCGACGCGGCGGCGGACGCGCCCGCCGATTTCACGCTTTTTCGCCACGACTACCTGTCGATGCAGCAGGCGATGGAGATCGACATCGGCGACCTGCGCGGCCGCCTGCGGCAGACGATGGCCGCCCGCACGCCCGCCCTCGCCCGGCTCGCGGTGCTCGACGCGACGATGGAGCGCGCGCTCGCCGTGCGCGAGCGGAGCCTGCTCGCGTGCGTGCCGAAGCTGCTCGGCGCGTATTTCGAGCGCCTGCGCCGGGCCGAGCAGCAACGCCTTGCCGACGCCGAAGCCAACGCCGCCGTGAACGCCGCCGCGGCCACGCCGGGCGCGTGGCTCGACGCGTTCCGCAAGGATATGCAAAGCGTGCTGCTCACCGAGCTGGAAGTTCGTTTTCAACCGGTCGAAGGGCTGCTCGCCGCCCTTCGCGCCAGCTAA
- a CDS encoding aldo/keto reductase gives MEKRKLGAGGLEVSAMGFGCMGLSAAYGPAPGRQDAIGIVRAAFERGVTFFDTAEAYGPHTNETLVGEALAPFRREVVIATKFGFRDGELRARPDSRPARIRAVADAALTRLRTDYIDLFYQHRVDPDVPIEDLAGTVQDLIRQGKVRHFGLSEAGAQTIRRAHAVQPVAALQSEFSLWWREPETAILPTLDALGIGFVSFSPLGKGFLTGAITASTTFGRDDPRRASPRFAPGVRESNLGVVARLDQIARRKHATPAQIALAWLLAQRPWIVPIPGTSKLHRLDENVDAAAIELTPEDLREIERALAGVTVHGNRYSNERATLIDRH, from the coding sequence ATGGAAAAACGCAAACTCGGCGCTGGCGGCCTGGAAGTGTCGGCGATGGGCTTCGGCTGCATGGGGTTGAGCGCGGCCTACGGGCCGGCGCCCGGCAGGCAGGACGCGATCGGAATCGTGCGAGCGGCGTTCGAGCGCGGCGTGACGTTCTTCGACACCGCCGAAGCCTATGGCCCGCACACCAACGAGACGCTCGTCGGCGAAGCGCTCGCGCCGTTTCGCCGCGAGGTCGTGATCGCGACTAAGTTCGGATTTCGCGACGGCGAGCTTCGCGCGCGCCCGGACAGCCGTCCGGCGCGTATCCGGGCGGTCGCCGACGCCGCCCTGACGCGCCTGCGGACCGACTACATCGATCTCTTCTACCAGCATCGCGTCGACCCGGACGTGCCGATCGAGGACCTCGCGGGAACCGTGCAGGATCTCATCCGGCAAGGCAAGGTCCGGCATTTCGGGTTGTCGGAAGCCGGCGCGCAGACGATCCGGCGCGCGCACGCGGTGCAGCCCGTCGCCGCGCTGCAAAGCGAGTTCTCGCTGTGGTGGCGCGAGCCCGAGACGGCGATCCTGCCGACGCTCGACGCGCTCGGCATCGGCTTCGTTTCCTTCAGCCCGCTCGGCAAGGGCTTTCTGACCGGCGCGATCACCGCAAGCACGACGTTCGGGCGCGACGATCCCCGCCGCGCGTCTCCCCGCTTCGCGCCCGGCGTGCGCGAGTCGAACCTCGGCGTCGTCGCCCGGCTCGACCAGATCGCGCGGCGCAAGCACGCGACGCCCGCCCAGATCGCGCTCGCGTGGCTTCTGGCTCAAAGGCCGTGGATCGTTCCGATTCCCGGCACGAGCAAGCTGCATCGTCTGGATGAGAACGTCGACGCGGCGGCGATCGAGCTGACGCCGGAGGATCTTCGCGAGATCGAGCGCGCGCTCGCGGGCGTCACGGTGCACGGCAACCGGTACTCGAACGAACGGGCGACGCTGATCGATCGGCATTGA
- a CDS encoding MFS transporter, with amino-acid sequence MASIRPVEKKAIAAAVIGTTLEWYDLFAYLYFSVTISKLFFPHSDPLVSLLATVGTFGGSYLVKPLGALVLSSYADRVSAKAALTLTVTLMGLGTAMIALTPTYSSIGGAATAVMVIARLVQGFSSGGEYGSGITFIVQRAPAADRGFYSSFQIAAQGLTSVFAGLTGVVISASLTSEQILHWGWRIPFFIGLAIIPVAVYMRRNVPEVNDKTIAPRHATPVREAIREHPALCVLSIGTFVLVSVSSYALAYYLPTYAVRTLGLPQTSAFAATILTGVVQAAFSPVFGRLSDRFGRLRVMRTGAILIALIVIPAFEFVVSHPGIASLLISQFVLGLLMTSYQAPMPALLCDLFPPSIRTVGVSIAHDFTAATFGGFTPFLITYLIASTGSKIAPGFYVCGAAVISLICITRVTKHARAAAARCA; translated from the coding sequence ATGGCGTCCATCCGGCCCGTCGAAAAAAAGGCGATCGCCGCCGCCGTCATCGGCACGACGCTCGAATGGTATGACCTGTTCGCGTACCTGTACTTCTCGGTCACGATCTCGAAGCTCTTCTTTCCGCATTCCGATCCGCTCGTCTCGCTGCTCGCGACCGTCGGCACGTTCGGCGGCTCGTATCTCGTGAAGCCGCTCGGCGCGCTCGTGCTCAGTTCGTACGCGGACCGGGTGAGCGCGAAGGCCGCGCTCACGCTCACGGTGACGCTGATGGGACTCGGCACGGCGATGATCGCGCTGACGCCGACCTATTCGTCGATCGGCGGCGCCGCGACGGCCGTGATGGTGATCGCCCGGCTCGTTCAGGGTTTTTCCTCGGGCGGCGAATACGGCTCGGGCATCACGTTCATCGTGCAGCGCGCGCCCGCCGCGGATCGGGGATTCTACTCGAGCTTCCAGATCGCGGCGCAAGGCTTGACGTCGGTGTTCGCGGGGCTGACGGGCGTCGTCATCTCGGCGTCGCTGACCTCGGAGCAGATCCTGCACTGGGGCTGGCGCATCCCGTTCTTCATCGGGCTCGCGATCATTCCGGTCGCCGTGTACATGCGGCGCAACGTCCCCGAGGTCAACGACAAGACGATCGCGCCGCGACACGCGACGCCGGTGCGCGAAGCGATCCGCGAGCATCCGGCGCTCTGCGTGCTATCGATCGGCACGTTCGTGCTCGTGTCGGTGTCGTCATATGCGCTCGCCTACTATCTTCCGACCTATGCGGTGCGCACGCTCGGCCTGCCGCAGACGAGCGCGTTCGCCGCGACCATCCTGACGGGCGTGGTTCAAGCCGCGTTCTCGCCGGTGTTCGGCCGCCTGTCGGACCGATTCGGGCGGCTGCGCGTGATGCGCACCGGCGCGATCCTGATCGCGCTGATCGTGATCCCGGCGTTCGAGTTCGTCGTGTCGCATCCGGGGATCGCGTCGCTTCTGATCAGCCAGTTCGTTCTCGGCCTGCTGATGACGTCGTATCAGGCGCCGATGCCCGCGCTGCTGTGCGACCTGTTTCCGCCGTCGATCCGCACGGTGGGCGTGTCGATCGCGCACGACTTCACCGCGGCGACGTTCGGCGGCTTCACGCCGTTTCTCATCACCTACCTGATCGCGTCGACCGGCTCGAAGATCGCGCCCGGCTTCTACGTGTGCGGCGCCGCGGTCATCAGCCTCATCTGCATCACGCGCGTGACGAAGCACGCTCGCGCCGCGGCCGCGCGTTGCGCATGA
- a CDS encoding MBL fold metallo-hydrolase, with protein sequence MKLWLLGTGTPTPSTSRMCSGYLVEAGGDYIVFDHGFGSHHRLLELGVPATRISHAFFSHHHYDHMGDYPRLLLTRWDQGAGRIPELKVYGPPPLRKITDRLFGDDGAFGPDLVSRTENQASIDVYRARGGEGARARPRPVVTELSPLATVTENEWTVQAVAVNHFAPHLVSYGYRIDHDGQSIVYSGDTGPCPALDRLAKDCDVLVHMCHYLSGTAPSRTFAAFTAGHLEVAQAARQANAKNLVISHVTEQFDKPGVRERVIVEMSRIYSGNIFFGSDRMEIPVSGPQASKLD encoded by the coding sequence ATGAAACTGTGGCTCTTGGGCACCGGCACGCCCACGCCCTCAACCAGCCGGATGTGCTCGGGCTATCTCGTCGAAGCGGGCGGCGACTACATCGTGTTCGATCACGGATTCGGCTCGCACCATCGCCTGCTCGAACTCGGCGTTCCCGCGACGCGCATCTCGCATGCGTTCTTCAGCCATCACCACTACGATCACATGGGCGACTACCCGCGGCTTCTGCTCACGCGGTGGGATCAGGGCGCGGGCAGAATCCCGGAGCTGAAGGTGTACGGGCCGCCGCCGCTGCGGAAAATCACCGATCGCCTGTTCGGCGACGACGGCGCTTTCGGCCCGGATCTCGTTTCGCGCACGGAGAACCAGGCGAGCATCGACGTGTATCGCGCGCGCGGCGGCGAAGGCGCGCGCGCGCGGCCGCGGCCGGTCGTCACGGAGCTGTCGCCGCTCGCGACGGTTACTGAAAACGAATGGACCGTGCAGGCCGTTGCCGTGAATCACTTCGCGCCCCATCTCGTTTCGTACGGCTATCGAATCGATCACGACGGCCAGTCGATCGTGTATTCGGGCGACACCGGCCCGTGCCCGGCGCTCGATCGGCTCGCGAAGGATTGCGACGTGCTCGTGCACATGTGCCACTACCTGAGCGGCACCGCGCCCAGCAGGACGTTCGCCGCTTTCACGGCCGGCCATCTCGAGGTGGCGCAGGCGGCCCGGCAGGCAAACGCGAAGAATCTCGTCATCTCGCACGTGACGGAGCAGTTCGACAAGCCGGGCGTGCGCGAGCGCGTCATCGTCGAGATGAGCCGGATCTACAGCGGCAACATCTTCTTCGGCTCGGATCGCATGGAGATTCCGGTATCCGGACCTCAGGCGAGCAAGCTCGACTAA
- a CDS encoding LysR substrate-binding domain-containing protein — MRSRDEQLLAALTQRLKARHFVLLSSIHRHRTLRKVADEMNLSQPAITKALQELEEIVGAALFERTARGLVPTPAADMLVSRSAAFLADLRNLAGDLTAIEDGFHGVVRIGVIHFIAYGILTKAMDALRERGFNYRFAVRDGDTDTVVGMLRRHEIDCAIARLTHESAGEIEQEVLYVQQPVLLSSRGYRAPKGRGATIDAVAGAQWVLPPKATPTRRAFDEMLVRRGVVIGEPLVETTSVTVIEAVLAANDEAVTMLPRDLAEEVAHGGACRILPIDLDFALPAVCLVTRQDMAGDRTLDALKRAIRAAAA; from the coding sequence ATGCGAAGCCGGGACGAGCAGCTGTTGGCCGCGTTGACGCAGCGGCTGAAAGCGCGGCACTTCGTGCTGCTGTCGTCGATTCATCGCCATCGTACGCTGCGCAAGGTGGCCGACGAGATGAACCTCAGCCAGCCGGCGATCACGAAGGCGTTGCAGGAACTGGAGGAGATCGTCGGTGCGGCGCTCTTCGAGCGGACCGCGCGAGGGCTCGTGCCGACGCCGGCCGCCGACATGCTCGTGTCGCGAAGCGCCGCCTTCCTGGCGGATCTGCGCAATCTCGCGGGCGATCTCACGGCGATCGAGGACGGCTTTCACGGCGTCGTGAGGATCGGCGTCATCCATTTCATTGCGTACGGCATCCTGACGAAAGCGATGGATGCGCTGCGGGAGCGCGGATTCAACTATCGCTTCGCGGTGCGCGACGGCGACACCGATACGGTGGTCGGCATGCTGCGGCGTCACGAGATCGACTGCGCGATCGCGCGGCTCACGCACGAAAGCGCCGGCGAGATCGAGCAGGAGGTCCTCTACGTTCAGCAGCCCGTACTGCTTTCGAGCCGCGGCTACCGCGCTCCGAAGGGCCGGGGCGCGACGATCGACGCGGTCGCCGGCGCGCAATGGGTCCTGCCGCCGAAGGCCACGCCGACGCGGCGCGCGTTCGACGAGATGCTCGTCAGGCGCGGCGTCGTGATCGGCGAGCCGCTCGTCGAAACGACGTCGGTGACGGTCATCGAGGCCGTGCTGGCCGCGAACGACGAAGCCGTCACGATGCTGCCGCGCGACCTGGCGGAGGAAGTCGCGCACGGCGGCGCGTGCCGCATCCTGCCGATCGATCTCGATTTCGCGCTGCCGGCCGTGTGCCTCGTCACGCGGCAGGACATGGCGGGCGACCGGACGCTCGACGCGCTCAAGCGCGCGATCCGGGCGGCCGCGGCGTAG
- a CDS encoding DUF2322 family protein yields MIQPTRAFKDNLAQLPAIDGIERIDLVDAKGAVVASIENKPGKQGSLAVYHYLRETFGALDADAAEHGLAVFAEHTADARDRPGAHPNVDRLLAIAAGGEALRIDVVARA; encoded by the coding sequence GTGATTCAGCCGACCCGCGCATTCAAGGACAACCTCGCCCAATTGCCCGCCATCGACGGCATCGAGCGCATCGATCTCGTCGACGCGAAGGGCGCGGTGGTGGCGAGCATCGAGAACAAGCCGGGCAAGCAGGGCTCGCTGGCCGTGTATCACTATCTGCGCGAGACGTTCGGCGCGCTCGACGCCGACGCCGCCGAGCACGGCCTCGCGGTGTTCGCCGAGCACACCGCCGATGCGCGCGACCGTCCGGGCGCGCATCCGAACGTCGACCGGCTGCTCGCGATCGCGGCGGGCGGCGAGGCGCTGCGCATCGACGTCGTCGCGCGAGCCTGA
- a CDS encoding M66 family metalloprotease → MTTTRITSRAALAASLSALLLAACGGDGSSDASNANGAAAPAAPATTNAPETAGNTPGVTPTPPSSSTSIGQISIDKLEFAQTHVVPSGGLSWALPNASTRLRLIGGRDALALVAIGQADAAQPVLQAWRNGAKLGALALNPPSALPPTESNGRAYAGDRWSAVVPAAWMVPSVSFSVSAANYTPSVAQAPVFGTDADVQLTILPFYLFGADDANSPPLSATQAPDAATQQEISAKWPTSDVKVRTHPAGRFSLATVVVGPRADRAGAAQPAYAVTALDQQKDGYGVMSAMLTLISSMRTANGDGALNDQYYAPLLALNSSGKFANLGGGLGGVGSGASVGDHRYTGIFIHEQGHAFGLGHAGDEYAKGAYPYAGGSLNGSAWGYDPNRREFLDVLVPATASSHAKCASSHQVDAQGRCYKQDPMQSGAGDQSSGYKFATFSDYNTGRMQAWIESRVLIDPASPSGYSKWDAAAQARAPYTPTTDGKGLYGVNQNLPVRTGVPVHTIIVSFSKAGSAGASYIYPPFTYTGNLIATFDPTSAADRQAITVDKGTYPWYCKGSGCDYTLRVTYADGSRAYRVLQGGFRAWWTPTVDNANAANPLSGSSLRVWAINVPGDQPIGKIELLDTPTVWNGMPANPTVLLSR, encoded by the coding sequence ATGACGACCACTCGCATCACGTCGCGAGCCGCCCTCGCCGCTTCGCTTTCCGCCCTGCTGCTCGCCGCGTGCGGAGGCGACGGCTCCTCCGATGCGTCGAATGCGAACGGCGCCGCCGCACCCGCCGCGCCCGCGACGACGAACGCCCCCGAAACGGCCGGCAATACGCCGGGCGTCACGCCCACGCCGCCTTCCAGCAGCACGTCGATCGGGCAGATCTCGATCGACAAGCTGGAATTCGCGCAGACTCACGTGGTGCCGAGCGGCGGCTTGAGCTGGGCGCTCCCGAATGCCAGCACGAGGCTTCGCCTGATCGGCGGGCGCGACGCGCTCGCATTGGTCGCCATCGGCCAGGCGGACGCCGCGCAGCCCGTCCTGCAAGCGTGGCGCAACGGCGCGAAGCTCGGCGCGCTGGCGCTGAACCCGCCGTCCGCGCTGCCGCCGACCGAGTCCAACGGCCGCGCGTATGCGGGCGACCGCTGGAGCGCCGTCGTGCCCGCCGCGTGGATGGTGCCGAGCGTCTCGTTCAGCGTGTCGGCGGCCAACTACACGCCGAGCGTCGCGCAGGCCCCGGTGTTCGGCACCGACGCCGACGTGCAACTGACGATCCTGCCGTTCTATCTGTTCGGCGCCGACGACGCCAATTCGCCGCCGCTGTCCGCGACGCAGGCGCCCGACGCCGCCACGCAGCAGGAGATCTCCGCGAAATGGCCGACGTCGGACGTGAAGGTCCGCACGCACCCGGCCGGGCGCTTCAGCCTCGCGACGGTCGTCGTCGGTCCGCGCGCCGATCGCGCCGGCGCGGCTCAGCCCGCCTATGCGGTGACCGCGCTCGATCAGCAGAAGGACGGCTACGGCGTGATGAGCGCGATGCTCACGCTGATTTCGAGCATGCGCACCGCGAACGGCGACGGCGCACTCAACGATCAGTACTACGCGCCGCTGCTCGCGCTGAATTCGAGCGGGAAGTTCGCGAACCTCGGCGGCGGACTGGGCGGCGTCGGCTCGGGCGCGTCGGTCGGCGATCATCGTTACACCGGCATCTTCATTCACGAACAGGGGCACGCGTTCGGCCTCGGCCACGCGGGAGACGAATATGCGAAGGGCGCCTATCCGTACGCGGGCGGCAGCCTGAACGGATCGGCGTGGGGCTACGACCCGAACCGCCGCGAGTTCCTCGACGTGCTCGTGCCCGCCACCGCGTCGAGCCATGCGAAGTGCGCGAGCTCGCATCAGGTCGACGCGCAGGGCCGCTGCTACAAGCAGGACCCCATGCAAAGCGGCGCCGGCGATCAATCGAGCGGCTACAAGTTCGCGACGTTCTCGGACTACAACACGGGCCGGATGCAGGCATGGATCGAATCGCGCGTGCTGATCGATCCCGCTTCGCCCAGCGGCTACAGCAAGTGGGACGCGGCCGCGCAGGCGCGCGCGCCGTACACGCCGACGACCGACGGCAAGGGGCTCTACGGCGTCAACCAGAATCTGCCCGTGCGAACCGGCGTGCCGGTGCACACGATCATCGTGAGCTTCAGCAAGGCCGGTTCGGCGGGCGCGTCGTACATCTATCCGCCGTTCACGTACACGGGGAACCTGATCGCGACGTTCGATCCGACCTCCGCGGCGGACCGCCAGGCGATCACCGTCGATAAGGGCACGTATCCGTGGTACTGCAAAGGCAGCGGCTGCGACTACACGCTGCGCGTCACGTATGCGGACGGCAGCCGCGCGTATCGCGTGCTGCAGGGCGGATTCCGTGCGTGGTGGACGCCCACCGTCGACAACGCCAACGCGGCCAATCCGCTCAGCGGCAGCAGCTTGCGCGTGTGGGCGATCAACGTGCCGGGCGACCAGCCCATCGGCAAGATCGAGCTGCTCGACACACCGACGGTGTGGAACGGCATGCCCGCGAATCCGACCGTGCTGCTCAGCCGGTGA